A genomic region of Venturia canescens isolate UGA chromosome 9, ASM1945775v1, whole genome shotgun sequence contains the following coding sequences:
- the LOC122415753 gene encoding uncharacterized protein, with product MDLQRLITEVQARPAIWDQKNTHYHNRDVILRLWGEIAKACDVSSDVAKSKWKHLRDNFRNELKKTYRGKPPYEGNGSPPNVPDHESKWVWFKSLQFLRDQMNSRVIGGCGGHAQNGVGRYQTSLDETQIEPQIDIVEGDEEAHFDDVDDGGSCTSLMTSEDVMNPADAPSQRRGKISRKRFLMDGGLESIDYHQGVERKRHAQGASRRVSSDEDDDTYHFLMSVRSPMRSLPLERQMYVRLKIQELILSELTALGQQSARAHDPADSQQDTKPQTRGAGAIAANSILQNRSPERATDDNYFS from the exons ATGGATCTCCAAAGACTGATCACCGAGGTCCAGGCAAGGCCTGCCATCTGGGACCAAAAGAACACGCATTACCATAACAGAGACGTCATACTGAGGCTGTGGGGCGAAATTGCCAAAGCTTGTGACGTATCCA GCGACGTGGCTAAATCCAAGTGGAAGCATTTGCGTGACAATTTTCGTAACGAGTTGAAGAAAACGTACCGCGGCAAGCCGCCTTACGAGGGCAATGGTTCGCCCCCAAATGTGCCGGACCACGAGTCCAAATGGGTATGGTTCAAGAGCCTGCAGTTTCTACGCGACCAAATGAACTCGCGAGTGATCGGTGGCTGCGGCGGACATGCCCAGAACGGGGTCGGCAGGTACCAAACCTCTTTGGACGAGACGCAGATCGAGCCTCAGATCGACATCGTCGAGGGCGACGAAGAGGCCCACTTCGACGACGTGGACGACGGCGGCTCCTGCACTTCCTTGATGACGAGCGAGGACGTGATGAACCCAGCGGACGCGCCCTCCCAGAGGCGAGGGAAAATCAGCAGGAAGAGATTTTTGATGGACGGTGGGCTCGAATCGATAGACTATCATCAAGGAGTTGAGCGCAAGCGTCATGCCCAAGGCGCTTCGAGGAGAGTCAGCagcgacgaagacgacgacacTTATCACTTCCTAATGAGCGTCAGGAGCCCGATGAGGAGTTTACCCCTCGAACGACAAATGTACGTCAGACTGAAAATCCAGGAGTTGATACTCTCCGAGCTCACGGCGCTCGGCCAGCAGAGCGCGAGGGCTCACGATCCCGCTGATAGTCAACAAGACACAAAGCCACAGACGCGAGGGGCAGGTGCAATTGCGGCCAATTCAATCCTCCAGAATCGCTCCCCCGAACGTGCCACCGACGATAATTACTTCAGTTAG